From one Eleginops maclovinus isolate JMC-PN-2008 ecotype Puerto Natales chromosome 7, JC_Emac_rtc_rv5, whole genome shotgun sequence genomic stretch:
- the LOC134867276 gene encoding uncharacterized protein PF3D7_1120000-like, giving the protein MIKEEEEEFVPEEGEEFVPEEGEEFVPEEGEEFLSEEGEEQAKEGEEQVKEVEERAKEGEEQVKEVEERAKEGEEQVKEVEERAKEGEEQVKEVEERAKEGEEQVKEVEERAKEGEEQVKEVEEQAKEGEEKEGEQDNASSSQMK; this is encoded by the exons ATGatcaaggaagaagaagaggagttcgtgccagaggagggagaggagttcgtgccagaggagggagaggagttcgtgccagaggagggagaggagtttttgtcagaggagggagaggagcaggccaaggagggagaggagcag gtcaaggaggtagaggagcgggccaaggagggagaggagcaggtcaaggaggtagaggagcgggccaaggagggagaggagcaggtcaaggaggtagaggagcgggccaaggagggagaggagcaggtcaaggaggtagaggagcgggccaaggagggagaggagcaggtcaaggaggtagaggagcgggccaaggagggagaggagcaggtcaaggaggtagaggagcaggccaaggagggagaggagaaggagggcgAGCAAGACAACGCATCTTCATCACAGATGAAATGA
- the LOC134867273 gene encoding uncharacterized protein LOC134867273 isoform X1, with protein sequence MDSLILTHGTDKELRSDIPESERSMERNTKTAQTTGKDYDKEKANGQNRKSGVGEQKKEGDGKGVNGERSTGDTGQVEKVTQQEIGGKKRDSVGEKAAKKDQSAEKVAVTTQRLVGDPTQIKNGEIGVYLKELTVEVVVDAGREKVTVMDLLKALKRDCGTVRGCRIKGERIYEVTMAEESGKRKLMEGLRVNGALVQGRDSSCKEITVSFLNIPICTKDEVIKRRLEEWGVRPMSAIKRRVWPGTDVVDGTRFLRVRFNEEVRSLPYSTKFMTETGPEYFRVLHDGQVPVCRQCIKPGHIFRECPEFKCFKCGEQGHFARDCQVGRGGGATRSEAERRSGGLGAEETDEAENAEMVGSRRESNAMAGMRGAAAVEKDSGPEDGIAAAEEGVAAIHYAEPLEITEDGSLMMARSKIEEEVAKRNTDEEEEGDGSDEEEREREAVEEGSTGVSEMEEEAEGGDGVEDGEGMVVEAQMEKEKECVDTVAAQTRERGVKEGVDISLEQRKSKRLLVMKNEMKKKRSKTRGVTGKIGLRVERLPYAGGRASRFTPAQEVVIVDMVRENNVLRLREIRERIIGDNMNFPNIDDVSLTTIDRVLKRQRVRMKQAYRVPFERNSDRIKHLRHQYVQRIFELESMARPHEFIFVDEAGFNLTKRRRRGRNIIGQRAIVDVPGQRGGNITLCAAMSSRGLLHRHAELGAYNTERLLTFLGELREVLHDHDHPNDQQNPGPADLPIYVIFWDNVSFHRSIQVREWFNINQQFINVCLPPYSPFLNPIEEFFSSWRWKVYDRQPYTRENLLRAMDLACDDVAVEAFQGWVRHARAFFPRCLAMDNIACDVDEVLWPDPVRRRDAAQ encoded by the exons atgGATTCTTTAATACTGACCCACGGAACGGACAAGGAACTGAGATCGGATATCCCAGAGAGCGAGAGGAGTATGGAGAGAAATACGAAAACGGCACAGACAACTGGAAAGGATTACGACAAAGAGAAAGCGAATggacaaaacagaaaatcaggagtaggagaacaaaaaaaggagggagaCGGGAAAGGGGTTAATGGTGAGCGGAGCACGGGTGACACGGGACAAGTGGAGAAGGTGACGCAGCAAGAAATTGGAGGGAAAAAACGTGACTCTGTGGGAGAAAAGGCTGCAAAGAAAGACCAAAGTGCGGAGAAAGTTGCAGTGACAACCCAAAGGCTAGTAGGAGATCCTACGCAGATAAAGAACGGGGAGATTGGTGTTTATCTGAAAGAACTGacggtggaggtggtggtggatgcggggagagagaaagtgacgGTGATGGACTTATTGAAGGCACTAAAGAGGGACTGCGGAACCGTGAGGGGATGCAGAATTAAAGGAGAACGGATTTATGAAGTCACAATGGCAGAGGAAAGCGGGAAGAGGAAGCTGATGGAGGGGCTGCGGGTGAATGGAGCCCTGGTTCAGGGACGGGACAGTTCGTGCAAGGAGATAACCGTGTCATTTCTGAACATCCCAATCTGCACAAAGGACGAGGTAATAAAAAGAAGGCTGGAGGAATGGGGAGTGAGGCCGATGTCAGCGATTAAAAGAAGAGTGTGGCCGGGCACGGATGTAGTGGATGGGACGCGCTTCCTCCGAGTGAGGTTCAATGAGGAAGTCCGCTCCCTCCCGTACTCAACAAAATTCATGACTGAGACGGGCCCGGAGTATTTTAGGGTCCTACATGATGGACAGGTGCCGGTGTGCAGGCAGTGCATCAAGCCGGGGCATATATTTAGAGAGTGTCCGGAGTTTAAGTGCTTTAAATGCGGAGAGCAGGGGCACTTTGCAAGAGACTGTCAAgtggggagagggggaggagccaCAAGGAGCGAAGCGGAGAGGCGGAGCGGTGGCCTGGgagcagaggagacagacgAGGCAGAGAACGCGGAAATGGTGGGCAGCAGGAGGGAGAGCAACGCGATGGCTGGTATGAggggtgctgctgctgtggagaaGGATTCGGGACCAGAGGACGGGATAGCGGCTGCAGAGGAGGGAGTGGCGGCGATCCACTATGCGGAGCCATTGGAGATAACGGAGGACGGCTCGTTGATGATGGCCCGGAGCAAAATAGAGGAGGAGGTGGCAAAGCGAAACacggatgaggaggaggaaggggacgGCAGCGACGAGGAAGAGAGGGAACGCGAGGCTGTCGAGGAGGGATCGACCGGAGTGTcggagatggaggaggaagcagagggagGGGACGGTGTGGAGGACGGAGAAGGAATGGTGGTGGAGGCGCaaatggagaaggagaaggagtgTGTGGATACGGTGGCTGCTCAGACAAGAGAGAGGGGAGTAAAAGAAGGAGTGGATATATCTCTGGAGCAGAGAAAGTCGAAGAGGCTCCTGGTGATGAAGAacgagatgaagaagaagaggagtaaAACGAGGGGAGTGACTGGGAAAATTGGGCTGCG AGTTGAAAGATTGCCATATGCAGGTGGGAGGGCTTCCAGATTCACACCAGCCCAAGAGGTCGTCATTGTGGATATGGTTCGGGAGAACAATGTGCTGAGACTACGGGAGATACGGGAGAGGATCATTGGTGACAATATGAACTTTCCGAACattgacgatgttagcctgacaACCATAGACAGAGTCCTCAAGCGCCAGAGAGTACGCATGAAGCAGGCCTATAGGGTACCCTTTGAGCGCAACTCTGACAGAATAAAGCACCTCCGTCACCAGTATGTGCAA AGGATCTTCGAGTTGGAGTCCATGGCCAGACCCCATGAATTTATATTTGTGGATGAGGCTGGCTTCAACCTcacaaaaaggaggaggagaggccgTAACATCATAGGACAGAGAGCTATCGTTGATGTGCCCGGCCAACGTGGAGGAAACATCACCCTCTGCGCTGCCATGAGTTCTAGAGGGCTTCTCCACCGGCATGCTGAACTTGGTGCCTACAACACTGAGCGTCTCCTCACCTTCCTAGGAGAGCTCAGAGAAGTTTTGCATGACCATGACCACCCGAACGACCAGCAGAATCCTGGGCCGGCTGATCTTCCCATATATGTCATCTTCTGGGACAATGTTAGTTTCCATCGCAGCATCCAGGTCAGAGAGTGGTTTAACATCAACCAGcaatttattaatgtgtgtctgcCACCCTACTCTCCATTCCTAAACCCAATAGAAGAGTTCTTCTCATCATGGCGGTGGAAGGTCTATGACCGCCAACCGTACACCAGAGAGAACCTTCTCAGGGCTATGGACCTGGCCTGTGATGATGTGGCTGTGGAGGCGTTCCAAGGCTGGGTGCGGCATGCCAGGGCATTCTTCCCACGATGTTTGGCTATGGACAATATTGCCTGTGACGTGGATGAGGTACTGTGGCCCGACCCAGTCCGACGACGTGATGCCGCCCAATGA
- the LOC134867273 gene encoding uncharacterized protein LOC134867273 isoform X2 — protein sequence MDSLILTHGTDKELRSDIPESERSMERNTKTAQTTGKDYDKEKANGQNRKSGVGEQKKEGDGKGVNGERSTGDTGQVEKVTQQEIGGKKRDSVGEKAAKKDQSAEKVAVTTQRLVGDPTQIKNGEIGVYLKELTVEVVVDAGREKVTVMDLLKALKRDCGTVRGCRIKGERIYEVTMAEESGKRKLMEGLRVNGALVQGRDSSCKEITVSFLNIPICTKDEVIKRRLEEWGVRPMSAIKRRVWPGTDVVDGTRFLRVRFNEEVRSLPYSTKFMTETGPEYFRVLHDGQVPVCRQCIKPGHIFRECPEFKCFKCGEQGHFARDCQVGRGGGATRSEAERRSGGLGAEETDEAENAEMVGSRRESNAMAGMRGAAAVEKDSGPEDGIAAAEEGVAAIHYAEPLEITEDGSLMMARSKIEEEVAKRNTDEEEEGDGSDEEEREREAVEEGSTGVSEMEEEAEGGDGVEDGEGMVVEAQMEKEKECVDTVAAQTRERGVKEGVDISLEQRKSKRLLVMKNEMKKKRSKTRGVTGKIGLRVERLPYAGGRASRFTPAQEVVIVDMVRENNVLRLREIRERIIGDNMNFPNIDDVSLTTIDRVLKRQRVRMKQAYRVPFERNSDRIKHLRHQYVQRIFELESMARPHEFIFVDEAGFNLTKRRRRGRNIIGQRAIVDVPGQRGGNITLCAAMSSRGLLHRHAELGAYNTERLLTFLGELREVLHDHDHPNDQQNPGPADLPIYVIFWDNKSSSHHGGGRSMTANRTPERTFSGLWTWPVMMWLWRRSKAGCGMPGHSSHDVWLWTILPVTWMRYCGPTQSDDVMPPNDCSVNILCQFTCTT from the exons atgGATTCTTTAATACTGACCCACGGAACGGACAAGGAACTGAGATCGGATATCCCAGAGAGCGAGAGGAGTATGGAGAGAAATACGAAAACGGCACAGACAACTGGAAAGGATTACGACAAAGAGAAAGCGAATggacaaaacagaaaatcaggagtaggagaacaaaaaaaggagggagaCGGGAAAGGGGTTAATGGTGAGCGGAGCACGGGTGACACGGGACAAGTGGAGAAGGTGACGCAGCAAGAAATTGGAGGGAAAAAACGTGACTCTGTGGGAGAAAAGGCTGCAAAGAAAGACCAAAGTGCGGAGAAAGTTGCAGTGACAACCCAAAGGCTAGTAGGAGATCCTACGCAGATAAAGAACGGGGAGATTGGTGTTTATCTGAAAGAACTGacggtggaggtggtggtggatgcggggagagagaaagtgacgGTGATGGACTTATTGAAGGCACTAAAGAGGGACTGCGGAACCGTGAGGGGATGCAGAATTAAAGGAGAACGGATTTATGAAGTCACAATGGCAGAGGAAAGCGGGAAGAGGAAGCTGATGGAGGGGCTGCGGGTGAATGGAGCCCTGGTTCAGGGACGGGACAGTTCGTGCAAGGAGATAACCGTGTCATTTCTGAACATCCCAATCTGCACAAAGGACGAGGTAATAAAAAGAAGGCTGGAGGAATGGGGAGTGAGGCCGATGTCAGCGATTAAAAGAAGAGTGTGGCCGGGCACGGATGTAGTGGATGGGACGCGCTTCCTCCGAGTGAGGTTCAATGAGGAAGTCCGCTCCCTCCCGTACTCAACAAAATTCATGACTGAGACGGGCCCGGAGTATTTTAGGGTCCTACATGATGGACAGGTGCCGGTGTGCAGGCAGTGCATCAAGCCGGGGCATATATTTAGAGAGTGTCCGGAGTTTAAGTGCTTTAAATGCGGAGAGCAGGGGCACTTTGCAAGAGACTGTCAAgtggggagagggggaggagccaCAAGGAGCGAAGCGGAGAGGCGGAGCGGTGGCCTGGgagcagaggagacagacgAGGCAGAGAACGCGGAAATGGTGGGCAGCAGGAGGGAGAGCAACGCGATGGCTGGTATGAggggtgctgctgctgtggagaaGGATTCGGGACCAGAGGACGGGATAGCGGCTGCAGAGGAGGGAGTGGCGGCGATCCACTATGCGGAGCCATTGGAGATAACGGAGGACGGCTCGTTGATGATGGCCCGGAGCAAAATAGAGGAGGAGGTGGCAAAGCGAAACacggatgaggaggaggaaggggacgGCAGCGACGAGGAAGAGAGGGAACGCGAGGCTGTCGAGGAGGGATCGACCGGAGTGTcggagatggaggaggaagcagagggagGGGACGGTGTGGAGGACGGAGAAGGAATGGTGGTGGAGGCGCaaatggagaaggagaaggagtgTGTGGATACGGTGGCTGCTCAGACAAGAGAGAGGGGAGTAAAAGAAGGAGTGGATATATCTCTGGAGCAGAGAAAGTCGAAGAGGCTCCTGGTGATGAAGAacgagatgaagaagaagaggagtaaAACGAGGGGAGTGACTGGGAAAATTGGGCTGCG AGTTGAAAGATTGCCATATGCAGGTGGGAGGGCTTCCAGATTCACACCAGCCCAAGAGGTCGTCATTGTGGATATGGTTCGGGAGAACAATGTGCTGAGACTACGGGAGATACGGGAGAGGATCATTGGTGACAATATGAACTTTCCGAACattgacgatgttagcctgacaACCATAGACAGAGTCCTCAAGCGCCAGAGAGTACGCATGAAGCAGGCCTATAGGGTACCCTTTGAGCGCAACTCTGACAGAATAAAGCACCTCCGTCACCAGTATGTGCAA AGGATCTTCGAGTTGGAGTCCATGGCCAGACCCCATGAATTTATATTTGTGGATGAGGCTGGCTTCAACCTcacaaaaaggaggaggagaggccgTAACATCATAGGACAGAGAGCTATCGTTGATGTGCCCGGCCAACGTGGAGGAAACATCACCCTCTGCGCTGCCATGAGTTCTAGAGGGCTTCTCCACCGGCATGCTGAACTTGGTGCCTACAACACTGAGCGTCTCCTCACCTTCCTAGGAGAGCTCAGAGAAGTTTTGCATGACCATGACCACCCGAACGACCAGCAGAATCCTGGGCCGGCTGATCTTCCCATATATGTCATCTTCTGGGACAAT AAGAGTTCTTCTCATCATGGCGGTGGAAGGTCTATGACCGCCAACCGTACACCAGAGAGAACCTTCTCAGGGCTATGGACCTGGCCTGTGATGATGTGGCTGTGGAGGCGTTCCAAGGCTGGGTGCGGCATGCCAGGGCATTCTTCCCACGATGTTTGGCTATGGACAATATTGCCTGTGACGTGGATGAGGTACTGTGGCCCGACCCAGTCCGACGACGTGATGCCGCCCAATGATTGCAGTGTCAACATACTGTGTCAATTTACATGTACAACGTAG
- the LOC134867273 gene encoding uncharacterized protein LOC134867273 isoform X3 has protein sequence MDSLILTHGTDKELRSDIPESERSMERNTKTAQTTGKDYDKEKANGQNRKSGVGEQKKEGDGKGVNGERSTGDTGQVEKVTQQEIGGKKRDSVGEKAAKKDQSAEKVAVTTQRLVGDPTQIKNGEIGVYLKELTVEVVVDAGREKVTVMDLLKALKRDCGTVRGCRIKGERIYEVTMAEESGKRKLMEGLRVNGALVQGRDSSCKEITVSFLNIPICTKDEVIKRRLEEWGVRPMSAIKRRVWPGTDVVDGTRFLRVRFNEEVRSLPYSTKFMTETGPEYFRVLHDGQVPVCRQCIKPGHIFRECPEFKCFKCGEQGHFARDCQVGRGGGATRSEAERRSGGLGAEETDEAENAEMVGSRRESNAMAGMRGAAAVEKDSGPEDGIAAAEEGVAAIHYAEPLEITEDGSLMMARSKIEEEVAKRNTDEEEEGDGSDEEEREREAVEEGSTGVSEMEEEAEGGDGVEDGEGMVVEAQMEKEKECVDTVAAQTRERGVKEGVDISLEQRKSKRLLVMKNEMKKKRSKTRGVTGKIGLRGTGSAKRTWQQVKMKYKNIIQNGSCGGAVEVL, from the coding sequence atgGATTCTTTAATACTGACCCACGGAACGGACAAGGAACTGAGATCGGATATCCCAGAGAGCGAGAGGAGTATGGAGAGAAATACGAAAACGGCACAGACAACTGGAAAGGATTACGACAAAGAGAAAGCGAATggacaaaacagaaaatcaggagtaggagaacaaaaaaaggagggagaCGGGAAAGGGGTTAATGGTGAGCGGAGCACGGGTGACACGGGACAAGTGGAGAAGGTGACGCAGCAAGAAATTGGAGGGAAAAAACGTGACTCTGTGGGAGAAAAGGCTGCAAAGAAAGACCAAAGTGCGGAGAAAGTTGCAGTGACAACCCAAAGGCTAGTAGGAGATCCTACGCAGATAAAGAACGGGGAGATTGGTGTTTATCTGAAAGAACTGacggtggaggtggtggtggatgcggggagagagaaagtgacgGTGATGGACTTATTGAAGGCACTAAAGAGGGACTGCGGAACCGTGAGGGGATGCAGAATTAAAGGAGAACGGATTTATGAAGTCACAATGGCAGAGGAAAGCGGGAAGAGGAAGCTGATGGAGGGGCTGCGGGTGAATGGAGCCCTGGTTCAGGGACGGGACAGTTCGTGCAAGGAGATAACCGTGTCATTTCTGAACATCCCAATCTGCACAAAGGACGAGGTAATAAAAAGAAGGCTGGAGGAATGGGGAGTGAGGCCGATGTCAGCGATTAAAAGAAGAGTGTGGCCGGGCACGGATGTAGTGGATGGGACGCGCTTCCTCCGAGTGAGGTTCAATGAGGAAGTCCGCTCCCTCCCGTACTCAACAAAATTCATGACTGAGACGGGCCCGGAGTATTTTAGGGTCCTACATGATGGACAGGTGCCGGTGTGCAGGCAGTGCATCAAGCCGGGGCATATATTTAGAGAGTGTCCGGAGTTTAAGTGCTTTAAATGCGGAGAGCAGGGGCACTTTGCAAGAGACTGTCAAgtggggagagggggaggagccaCAAGGAGCGAAGCGGAGAGGCGGAGCGGTGGCCTGGgagcagaggagacagacgAGGCAGAGAACGCGGAAATGGTGGGCAGCAGGAGGGAGAGCAACGCGATGGCTGGTATGAggggtgctgctgctgtggagaaGGATTCGGGACCAGAGGACGGGATAGCGGCTGCAGAGGAGGGAGTGGCGGCGATCCACTATGCGGAGCCATTGGAGATAACGGAGGACGGCTCGTTGATGATGGCCCGGAGCAAAATAGAGGAGGAGGTGGCAAAGCGAAACacggatgaggaggaggaaggggacgGCAGCGACGAGGAAGAGAGGGAACGCGAGGCTGTCGAGGAGGGATCGACCGGAGTGTcggagatggaggaggaagcagagggagGGGACGGTGTGGAGGACGGAGAAGGAATGGTGGTGGAGGCGCaaatggagaaggagaaggagtgTGTGGATACGGTGGCTGCTCAGACAAGAGAGAGGGGAGTAAAAGAAGGAGTGGATATATCTCTGGAGCAGAGAAAGTCGAAGAGGCTCCTGGTGATGAAGAacgagatgaagaagaagaggagtaaAACGAGGGGAGTGACTGGGAAAATTGGGCTGCG